In Desulfatibacillum aliphaticivorans DSM 15576, the genomic stretch CGGGCGTTGCTCCGCACGTGGCCGACCAAGGTGCGGGTTTGGGCGTCCATGTTGGAAAGCTCCTGCTTCAGGGCTGCTTTTTGGGCTTCCAATTCCGAAATCCGCTTTTGCAAATCCGCAATATTTTCTTCGGTTTCGCTGTTTTTTTGATTCAGTTCGGCGATTGCCGCTTTGGCGGCCTGCCTGTCGTTGACGATCTTGGCCAGGGCTTCCCGGGCCTCTTTTTGGGCGGCCTGTTTTTCCTCCAGGGCGCGTTGCTCCAGCATGGCCTTTTGCCGTTGGGCCTCCACGGAGCGCGCTCTCATGTCCTGGCCAAAGGCGGGAATGCAAAGCAAAACCAAAATCAAGATTACTGCGGCGCTTTTTATTATTTTCATTGGGCGGCCACCTTTCCCAGGGGAAGCATCACAATATCGGCCGGACGCCTTTTGCTTGCAATGTCCACTGCGTGGGCCACGCCGGAGTCAAAGGTTTGCGGATAGGCCGTCCATGCCATGTCCACCGGGTCGAAATAGCCGGAGGAGCTTTGATCCAAGGTCTGATAGAACAAAGACAAGCGCCCCAGGCGCAGGACATCGGCCATGATTTCCTTGCCGTCCACATTTATAAGGCGCCTTTCCACCTCAAGGGCGCCGCCGTACTGAGCTTCCGTAAGCAGCATGTGAAAAACCCGGCGGAACTTCTCCTCCACGCCGATCCCAGGATCGTCCAGGGCTTCCTCCAAAGCGGCCATGCGGGTTTGCCTGTTCTCTTTATCAAAAGGCAGGCTTTGCTCCTGCAACTGTTGGAGTTCTGAGAAGGCATTTTTCAGGCTGGGCTCCAGGCGGGAGGCCATTTGGGCGATTTCCTGCTTTTCAATTTCCAGTTCTGCAACGTCCTGAGTCAAGGCGCCCAGGCGATCCTGCAATTCCTTTTGCCGGGCGTCCAGGAATTGGGCCTGTTCTTTGAGTCGAATCAAATCGTCCGCCAACTGTTGCTGTTCGGCGTCCCAATCGTCCTGACGGATTTGGGTTTCCCGGCGGATGGACACGGACTCCTCAACAGGCTTCAAGGCCGAGTCGGGAAACTTTTCAGCCGTGCCCGCGCTTGGCCAAGCCAACAAGCAGATGATTATGAACAAAACCTTTTTCAATTACAGCCTCCCTTAGAAATCTTTTGCATCTTTATACATATACGTTTTTTCGTGAAAAAACAAAGGTTCGCGAAGAAAAGGGGCCAGGTTAGGCAAAAAAATCGCCTTGACATCGGCTTGGCGGCCAAGTATATTTGAATAGTTGCTCATATGTTCATAGGATTAAATAACCCAGGCCCGGAAATGCTCATGATGGAAAACAAAGCCCCAAACGAGATAGAAACCCCAAACGCCAGTCAAGATAAGGCGAATGAAGACGTCTGCTGGGTGCGCTGCATTCATCAGGATCGGGTGGAAGAAGCCAGAAACCGCGCGGTTCCGGAAAAAGAGCTGCTTCAACTGGCCGATATGTATAAGGCTTTGGGGGACCCCTCCCGGCTGCGGATTGTTATGGCTTTAAGCCAGGGGGAAATGTGCGTTTGCGATCTTGCCGCTTATCTGGAAATCAGCGAGTCCGCGGTGTCGCATCAATTGCGCAGGCTAAGGAGCCTGGCATTGGTGAAAAACCGGAGGGACGGCAAGATTTTGTATTACAGCCTGGATGACGACCATGTGTCCAGCCTTGTTGCGCTGGGCCTTGAGCATGTCCGGGAATAGCAGGAGAAGCTAATGGATTACTTAATAGAGGTTTTTCGACAAAGCGTGGGCTTGCTGTTCGCTTCCGCTCCATACATCATTTTCGGGCTGGTTGTCAGCGGCCTGCTCAGGGTTTTCTTGAATCCTAACCTGGTTTCGCGGCATCTGGGTCACGGCCGGTTCAGTTCGGTCTTCAAAGCGGCTTTTTGGGGAATTCCCATCCCGTTATGCTCGTGCAGCGTGCTGCCGGCTGCAGTAACGCTTAAAAAGCAGGGCGCCAATAACGGAGCGACCACGGCCTTTTTGATTTCCACGCCCGAGTCCGGGGTGGACTCCATTGCCGTATCCTGGGCGCTGCTGGACCCCATTATGGCCGTCGCCCGGCCGGTTGCAGCCTTTGCAGCGGCCTCGGCGGCCGGAATCGCCGAAAACCTGTTCGGCTCGAGCAGGGTGGAACAGCCGGCTAAGCCTGATCTTAGCTGCCCGGTGGACGGCTGCTGCTCCGGAGAAGACTGCTCTCCCGAAGAGCACCGCAAGCACCACACTCTCCTTGAAAAATTGCGGACGGGCGTAAAATTCGCCTTTGGCGAGGTTTGGGGCGATATGGTCGGCTGGTTTTTTGTAGGCCTGATCATCGCCGGGCTGGTGGTGGCCCTGCTGCCGCCGGACATCCTGGGGAAATACCTGGGCGGAGGAATCGGCTCCATGCTGATTATGCTGGCCGCCGGCATCCCCATATACATTTGCGCCACGGCTTCCACCCCCATAGCGGCTGCGTTGATCTTGCAAGGCGTCAGCCCAGGAGCGGCTCTGGTCTTTTTGCTGGCCGGCCCCGCCACCAACATCACCTCCCTCACCGTGCTTTTCGGAGTGCTGGGAAAACGGGCGGCCGCCATTTACCTGAGCGTTATCGCCCTCAGCGCCGTGGTCTTCGGCCTGGCGGTGGACGCCATATACGCCGCCTTGGGGCTCAGCGGGACCGCGTTGCTGGGCAAGGCTGCGGAAGCCTTTCCCCCGTGGATCGGTTGGGTCAGTGCAGGAGCGCTTGTGCTTTTTTCCGTCAAGCCTCTATCCGCCGCCATCAAAGCAAAATTCAGCAAAGATTCCGGCGAAGGTTCGTGCTCCTGCCATGGCTGCTGTTCGGATCACGCCATGAACCCGATTATGGATCACATGCCCAAGGATCCGCACTAACCCGGACGAAAAAGGGTGCAACAATGCGGCCCATTCCAAACACGCCTTTTTCGCCATGGCCTTCACCGGCCATGGCGTTCATTCATAATTCAGATGCGATTTGCCTTTTGCATTCCCCTGGTGTATGGATTTCCAAAACTCCAGGAGGATGCTTGTGGGTGATAAAAAGTTTCAAGTGCGCTCAAAAATCTGGGTTCAGGATGACGAAGGCAATGTCGTGTTCGGCCTTGGCAGGCTGCGCATTTTGGAAGCCATCCAAAAAACAGGCTCGTTAAGAGCGGCTGCGCAGGAATTGGGCATGGGCTACCGGGCGATCTGGGCCAGGATTCGCGCCACGGAAGAACGTCTGGGCGT encodes the following:
- a CDS encoding DUF3450 domain-containing protein, with the protein product MKKVLFIIICLLAWPSAGTAEKFPDSALKPVEESVSIRRETQIRQDDWDAEQQQLADDLIRLKEQAQFLDARQKELQDRLGALTQDVAELEIEKQEIAQMASRLEPSLKNAFSELQQLQEQSLPFDKENRQTRMAALEEALDDPGIGVEEKFRRVFHMLLTEAQYGGALEVERRLINVDGKEIMADVLRLGRLSLFYQTLDQSSSGYFDPVDMAWTAYPQTFDSGVAHAVDIASKRRPADIVMLPLGKVAAQ
- a CDS encoding ArsR/SmtB family transcription factor, producing MMENKAPNEIETPNASQDKANEDVCWVRCIHQDRVEEARNRAVPEKELLQLADMYKALGDPSRLRIVMALSQGEMCVCDLAAYLEISESAVSHQLRRLRSLALVKNRRDGKILYYSLDDDHVSSLVALGLEHVRE
- a CDS encoding SO_0444 family Cu/Zn efflux transporter, coding for MDYLIEVFRQSVGLLFASAPYIIFGLVVSGLLRVFLNPNLVSRHLGHGRFSSVFKAAFWGIPIPLCSCSVLPAAVTLKKQGANNGATTAFLISTPESGVDSIAVSWALLDPIMAVARPVAAFAAASAAGIAENLFGSSRVEQPAKPDLSCPVDGCCSGEDCSPEEHRKHHTLLEKLRTGVKFAFGEVWGDMVGWFFVGLIIAGLVVALLPPDILGKYLGGGIGSMLIMLAAGIPIYICATASTPIAAALILQGVSPGAALVFLLAGPATNITSLTVLFGVLGKRAAAIYLSVIALSAVVFGLAVDAIYAALGLSGTALLGKAAEAFPPWIGWVSAGALVLFSVKPLSAAIKAKFSKDSGEGSCSCHGCCSDHAMNPIMDHMPKDPH
- a CDS encoding LysR family transcriptional regulator — translated: MLVGDKKFQVRSKIWVQDDEGNVVFGLGRLRILEAIQKTGSLRAAAQELGMGYRAIWARIRATEERLGVPVLEKKQGGRSGGGSFLTPFAEKLLEDFKSMQRKVEKETDKTFAKSFEENLDEHTRENN